Sequence from the Catenuloplanes indicus genome:
GATCAGCTGCTCGTTGATGTTGCAGAAGAACGTGTTCCAGCTGTTCCACCCCATCGGCGGCGTGCGGCCCACCCCGTTGTCCAGGGCGTGCGCCGGCGTCGCGGCGATGACGGACGCGGCGGCCGGCACCAGCAGCGCCACCGTGGCGAGAAAGGCTTTCCACCGTCTCATGACTCTCGACCTCTCCGGGCATGACGGGGCTGGATGAGAGCGCTAACATGCCCGTCCGCCACGTTGCCAGAATGTTTCAAGACATTCAAGTGCAAGAATCTAAAAGCGATTTCCCCACGGTACGTACGAGAGTCCGACCCGCAGACCACCTCGCACATAACACTTCCCGCAGCATCGATTTACCGTGATCCCGAAGACGCACCCCCTTGAGTACGCGGAAACGTAATGGCAACATAGCCGACCATAAATACGTTGCGCGGCACACGGATGTGAGCGCCAACACGGCCATCGAGGAGCAGCACGTGACACACCTCCCACGACGCACGGCCACGGCACTGGTCACGGCGTTCCTCCTGCTCGTCACCGCGGGGATCGCGATCGTCACGGCCCGGGCCGCGCACGCCGCCGTCATCGACACCGGCGCCTGGTACGTGCTGGTCAACCGCAACAGCGGCAAGGCACTGGACGTCTACAACCTGGCCACCACCGACGGCGCCCGGATCACCCAGTGGACCCGCAACGACGGCGCCCAGCAGCAGTGGCAGTTCGTCGACTCCGGCAACGGCTACTACCGGATCAAGTCCCGGCTGTCCGGCAAGGTGCTCGACGTCTACAACCTGTCCACGGCCGACGGTGCCGCGATCGTGCAATGGGCCGACGGCAACGGCGTCAACCAGCAGTTCCGCGTCGCCGACTCCAGTGACGGCCACGTACGGCTGCTCAACCGCAACAGCGGCAAGGCGCTCGAGGTGCAGAACGCGTCGACCGCGGACGGCGGCAACATCGTCCAGTACGCCGACTACGACGGCACCAACCAGCAGTGGCAGCTCGTCCCGGCCGGGTCCGCGCCACCGTCCGGCGGCACGTTCACGAACCCGGTCGTGTGGCAGGACTTCGCGGACGGGGACATCATCCGGGTCGGGGACACCTACTACTACTCGGCCTCGACGATGCACTACTCCCCCGGTGCGCCCGTGCTCCGCTCCTACGACCTGGTCAACTGGGAGTACGCGGGGCACTCGGTGCCGCGGCTGGACTTCGACTCCGGCGCCTACGACCTGTCCGGCGGCCGCGCCTACGTCAAGGGCATCTGGGCCTCGGCGTTCAACCACCGGCCGGCGAACAACACGTTCTACTGGCTGGGCTGCACCGAGTTCAACCGCACCTACGTCTACACGTCCGCGTCCGCCGGCAGCGGCTGGTCGAAGCGGGCCCGGATCAACAAGTGCTACTACGACGCCGGGCTGCTGTTCGACAACGACACCCCGTACGTCGCCTACGGCAACGGCACGATCAGCGTCGCCCAGCTCAACGCCGACCTGACCGCGGAGGTCCGCTCGCAGACGGTCTACCAGACCCCGTCGAACATCGGCACGCTTGAGGGCGCGCGGATGTACAAGCGCGGCAACTACTACTACATCTGGCTGACCCGGCCCGCCAACGGCCAGTACGTGCTGCGCTCGACCAGCCCGTGGGGCCCGTACGAGCAGCGGCAGGTACTGCTCGACCTGCCCGGCCCGATCGCCGGCGGCGGCGTACCGCACCAAGGCGGGCTGGTCCAGACGCAGAACGGCGACTGGTGGTACATGGCGTTCACCGACGCCTACCCGGGCGGCCGCATGCCGACGCTCGCGCCGATCACCTGGAACGGCGACTGGCCGGTGCTGACCACGGTCAACGGCCGCTGGGGCGCCACCTACCCGAAGCCGGCGATCAGCACGACGAAGACGGTGGCGCCGATGACCGGCACGGACACGTTCACCTCCGGCCCGCTCGGCCCGCAGTACGAGTGGAACCACAACCCGGACACCGGCCGCTACAGCATCGGCAACGGGCTGCGGCTGCAGACCGCGACCGTCACGAACGACCTCTACAACGCGCGCAACACGCTCACCCGGCGGATCCAGGGCCCGTCCTCCACCGCCACGATCGAGCTGGACTACAGCGCGATGGCCAACGGCGACCGCGCCGGGCTGGCCATGCTGCGCGACCAGTCCGCCTGGATCGGCATCCGCAAGGACAACGGCACCACCCGGGTCTCGATGACCAACGGCCTGAGCATGTCCACGAACGGCTGGACCACCACCGGCACCGGCGCGGAGCAGGCCGGTGCGCCGGTCAGCGGCGGCCGGATCTGGCTGCGGGTCACCGCCGACATCCGCCCCGGCGCGGGCCGCACCGCCACGTTCTCGTACAGCACGAACGGCACCACGTTCACCCCGCTAGGCCCCGCGTTCACGCTGAACAACAACTGGCAGTTCTTCATGGGTTACCGGTTCGGCGTGTTCAACTACGCCACCACCGCGCTCGGCGGCGCGGTCACCGTGAACAGGTTCCAGGTGACGGCGCCGTAGCCGCATCGCCCGGCCGCCGCGTCAGCGGTCCGGCCGGGCGATCACCTCAGGCAGACGGTGCCGCGGCGGTTGCCGGCGGGGCGGCCGTTGAGGAAGCCGCCGGCGAACCCACGGGCACGGCAGAACCCGTTCCCGGCCGCCCACGTACGGGCGGTCCGGGCGGCCGCCCGGACGACTGCGGGCCCCGGTATCGCGGAATCATCACATCACTGACACGCCGGTCGATGCCGTCTGACCGCGCCGGCGCTCAGTAGACGAAGCGGGCGACGGACGTGCGCAGCTCGTTGGACATCCGGGAGAGCTCCGCGGCGGAACGCTGGGCGTCCGCGACCGACTCGGCCGTGGTCCGGGCGTTCGCCGCGACGCTGTCGATGCTGGCGCTGATCTGCCCGGTCGCGGACGCCGCCTCGGCCACGTTGCGGTTCATCTCCGCCGTGGTCGCGGACTGCTCCTCGACCGCGGACGCGATCGTCGTGGTGTAGTCGTTGATCCGGCCGATCACCTCGGCGATCTCCCGGATCGCGGTCACCGCCTGACCGCTGTCGTTCTGGATCGCCTCCACCCGGCGGGAGATGTCCTCGGTCGCCCGCGCGGTCTCCTGCGCCAGGTCCTTGACCTCGGTCGCCACCACCGCGAAGCCCTTGCCCGCCTCGCCGGCCCGGGCGGCCTCGATCGTGGCGTTCAGCGCCAGCAGGTTCGTCTGCTCCGCGATCGACGTGATCACCTTGATCACGTCACCGATCTGCCGGGACGACTCGCCGAGCGTCGCGATCGTCTGGTTCGTCGACTCCGCGACCGCGACCGCCTGGCCGGCCACCTCCGCGGCCGCGCCCGCGCTCTGCGCGATCTCCCCGATCGCCGCACCCATCTCCTCCGACCCGGCCGCGACCGTGGTCACGCCCTGCGACACCTCCTCCGAGGCGGCCGACACCAGGCGTGCCTGGCTGGAGGCCTCGTCCGCGTTCCGGGCGATCCGGTCCGCGATCGTCGAGGTCTCCTCCGCCGCGGCCGCGAGCCCCTGCGCCGCGTTGCCCACCGAGCCGATCACCTCGCGCAACTGGGACTGTGCCCGGGTGAGCAGGCCGGCCATCCGGCCGACCTCGTCGGTGCCGGTCACGTGCGCGGTGACGGTGAGGTCGCCGCGTTCCATCGCGGCCAGCGACGTCTCCACCTGGGCCAGCGGCCGGACGATGAGCCGGGCGACGTACAGCGCCAGCGCGATCGCGATCACCAGGCCGACGACGAGCACGATGACGACCAGCCGCTCGGCCGCGTTCGCCACCGCGGTGTTGCTGTCCGCCTTCGCCTTGGCCTTCGCCGACTGGGCGGCGTTCTCCGCGTCCATCGCGTCCGCCGCGGCCGAGATGATCGGCAGGACGGTCGCGCGGTACTCGGTGGCGAAGCCCGCCGTGTCACCGCGGTCGGCCAGCGGCATCAGCGTGTTCCGGGAGATGTCCACGAATTTCGTGAAGTTGTCGGTGAACGCGGCCATCTGCGCCGGGTCGGCCGCGTACGGCAGATACTTCGCCACACCGTCGGTGACCCGCGCCTCCCGCTCGTCGATCTCCTCCTTCAGATCCGCGCGCGTGGCGGCGGAGGCGACGCCGTACTCCAGCACCCGGCCCCGCATACCCTGGTACGGCTGGTAGATCGCGGCCAGCTGCACCAGCGGGTCGACGCTGTCGGTGTAGAGCGCGCGGCTCTCCCGGTCCAGCACCTGCAACCGGCTGTAGCCGGTGTACGCGATGGCCATGGCGGCGATCGCCATCGCCACCACGATCGACAGGATCTTCGTGTTCACCGGGAGGTTCGCGAACCAGTTCCGCGACCGCGGTGCGGTGGTGCCGGCCGACATGGCGGGTCCCTTCGGTGCGTATGTACTACCGAGGCCCCATCGGACGCGACACCACCGACCTGAGCGTTTCC
This genomic interval carries:
- a CDS encoding methyl-accepting chemotaxis protein; translated protein: MSAGTTAPRSRNWFANLPVNTKILSIVVAMAIAAMAIAYTGYSRLQVLDRESRALYTDSVDPLVQLAAIYQPYQGMRGRVLEYGVASAATRADLKEEIDEREARVTDGVAKYLPYAADPAQMAAFTDNFTKFVDISRNTLMPLADRGDTAGFATEYRATVLPIISAAADAMDAENAAQSAKAKAKADSNTAVANAAERLVVIVLVVGLVIAIALALYVARLIVRPLAQVETSLAAMERGDLTVTAHVTGTDEVGRMAGLLTRAQSQLREVIGSVGNAAQGLAAAAEETSTIADRIARNADEASSQARLVSAASEEVSQGVTTVAAGSEEMGAAIGEIAQSAGAAAEVAGQAVAVAESTNQTIATLGESSRQIGDVIKVITSIAEQTNLLALNATIEAARAGEAGKGFAVVATEVKDLAQETARATEDISRRVEAIQNDSGQAVTAIREIAEVIGRINDYTTTIASAVEEQSATTAEMNRNVAEAASATGQISASIDSVAANARTTAESVADAQRSAAELSRMSNELRTSVARFVY
- a CDS encoding RICIN domain-containing protein; the encoded protein is MTHLPRRTATALVTAFLLLVTAGIAIVTARAAHAAVIDTGAWYVLVNRNSGKALDVYNLATTDGARITQWTRNDGAQQQWQFVDSGNGYYRIKSRLSGKVLDVYNLSTADGAAIVQWADGNGVNQQFRVADSSDGHVRLLNRNSGKALEVQNASTADGGNIVQYADYDGTNQQWQLVPAGSAPPSGGTFTNPVVWQDFADGDIIRVGDTYYYSASTMHYSPGAPVLRSYDLVNWEYAGHSVPRLDFDSGAYDLSGGRAYVKGIWASAFNHRPANNTFYWLGCTEFNRTYVYTSASAGSGWSKRARINKCYYDAGLLFDNDTPYVAYGNGTISVAQLNADLTAEVRSQTVYQTPSNIGTLEGARMYKRGNYYYIWLTRPANGQYVLRSTSPWGPYEQRQVLLDLPGPIAGGGVPHQGGLVQTQNGDWWYMAFTDAYPGGRMPTLAPITWNGDWPVLTTVNGRWGATYPKPAISTTKTVAPMTGTDTFTSGPLGPQYEWNHNPDTGRYSIGNGLRLQTATVTNDLYNARNTLTRRIQGPSSTATIELDYSAMANGDRAGLAMLRDQSAWIGIRKDNGTTRVSMTNGLSMSTNGWTTTGTGAEQAGAPVSGGRIWLRVTADIRPGAGRTATFSYSTNGTTFTPLGPAFTLNNNWQFFMGYRFGVFNYATTALGGAVTVNRFQVTAP